A portion of the Stigmatella aurantiaca DW4/3-1 genome contains these proteins:
- a CDS encoding PA0069 family radical SAM protein: MKPRPISNPPNPWASTEVQYLDEIPPSRLEVMEDHSREVLARNNSPDVCFTWSVNPYRGCMHACAYCYARPTHEYLSLGAGTDFETRIVVKPHAAALLRETFERPRWQGETVTFSGVTDCYQPLESSLRLTRACLEVCAEYRNPVAIITKAPLIERDLDVLQTLAREARLWVSISLPFHNPELARAMEPYVATPKRRLLTIERLAAAGISVAVSVAPIIPGLNDEDIAKVLASAREAGATRAHYTLLRLPGPVKDVFEERMRAKLPLRAERVLHRIRETRGGELSDSRFQHRMRGEGLYAETLSQLFHAAARKVGMRMSSVTETAPTTFRRPTKPSAQLSLF, translated from the coding sequence GTGAAACCTCGTCCCATCTCCAACCCACCCAACCCCTGGGCCAGCACCGAGGTCCAATACCTCGACGAGATTCCACCCTCCCGGCTGGAGGTGATGGAAGACCACAGCCGCGAGGTGCTGGCCCGCAACAACAGTCCGGACGTCTGCTTCACCTGGAGCGTCAACCCCTACCGGGGCTGCATGCATGCCTGCGCCTACTGCTATGCACGCCCCACCCATGAATACCTGAGCCTGGGGGCGGGGACCGACTTCGAAACACGCATCGTCGTGAAGCCCCACGCGGCAGCGCTGTTACGAGAGACCTTCGAGCGCCCTCGCTGGCAGGGAGAGACCGTGACCTTCAGCGGTGTCACCGACTGCTACCAGCCGCTGGAGTCCTCGCTGCGCTTGACCCGCGCGTGCCTCGAGGTCTGCGCCGAGTACCGAAACCCCGTGGCCATCATCACCAAGGCCCCCCTCATCGAGAGAGATCTGGACGTGCTCCAGACCCTCGCCCGCGAAGCACGGCTGTGGGTGAGCATCAGCCTGCCCTTCCACAACCCGGAGCTGGCACGGGCCATGGAGCCCTATGTCGCCACGCCGAAGCGGCGCCTGCTCACCATCGAGCGGTTGGCGGCGGCGGGAATCTCGGTGGCGGTGTCCGTGGCCCCCATCATCCCGGGCCTCAACGACGAGGACATCGCCAAGGTGCTTGCTTCGGCCCGGGAGGCAGGCGCCACGCGGGCCCACTACACCCTGCTGCGGCTGCCCGGCCCCGTGAAGGACGTCTTCGAGGAGCGGATGCGCGCGAAGCTGCCCCTGCGCGCCGAGCGGGTCCTGCACCGCATCCGGGAAACGCGAGGGGGTGAACTCTCCGACTCGCGCTTCCAACACCGCATGCGCGGCGAGGGGCTCTACGCGGAGACCCTCTCCCAGCTCTTCCACGCCGCGGCACGCAAGGTGGGCATGCGCATGTCCTCGGTGACGGAGACCGCGCCCACCACGTTCCGGCGGCCCACGAAACCTTCCGCCCAGCTCAGCCTCTTCTGA
- a CDS encoding chalcone isomerase family protein, which translates to MKAMLSALVLSLTLALPAAAQERTVAGVKFPAAVTVEGKELKLNGAGLRTKAIFKVYTVGLYLETPSQDAAQILGSDQIKRVRMTMLRDLEKAKITDAISDGIEKNNKAQMPALQQRLDTFKAAIPDLKKGDELVLTYVPGKGTRVESKTGQEISVEGKDFADALFGVWLGKSPVDGGLKDGMLGKDD; encoded by the coding sequence ATGAAAGCGATGCTGTCCGCCCTCGTGCTGTCCCTGACCCTTGCGTTGCCCGCGGCCGCCCAGGAAAGGACGGTGGCGGGGGTGAAGTTTCCCGCGGCCGTGACGGTGGAGGGCAAGGAGCTGAAGCTCAACGGCGCGGGGTTGCGCACCAAGGCCATCTTCAAGGTCTACACCGTGGGCCTCTACCTGGAGACGCCGTCCCAGGATGCCGCGCAGATCCTCGGCTCGGATCAGATCAAGCGCGTGCGGATGACGATGTTGCGGGACCTGGAGAAGGCGAAGATCACCGACGCCATCTCCGACGGCATCGAGAAGAACAACAAGGCGCAGATGCCTGCCCTGCAACAACGGTTGGACACCTTCAAGGCCGCCATCCCGGACCTGAAGAAGGGGGATGAGCTGGTGCTCACCTATGTGCCGGGCAAGGGCACGCGTGTGGAGAGCAAGACAGGCCAGGAGATCTCGGTGGAGGGCAAGGACTTCGCGGACGCGCTCTTTGGCGTGTGGCTCGGCAAGAGCCCCGTGGACGGGGGCCTCAAGGACGGGATGCTCGGCAAGGACGACTGA
- the serC gene encoding 3-phosphoserine/phosphohydroxythreonine transaminase — MRVINFNPGPAGLPLPALERARDELLEFQGSGMSIMEHSHRGKEYDAVHEEAISLLTKLLRIPDTHQVLFLQGGASQQFAQIPMNFLTPETSADYLMTGVWSEKAFDEAKYYGKRRIAATTLNADRRYTRIPREDEIQVDPRAVYVHMTSNNTIYGTQWHAFPDVGGVPLVADMSSDLLWKPIDVSQFTLLYAGAQKNVGPSGIVIVVVSKAFMARGRTDIPKVFRYTTYAENNSLYNTPPTFAIYLCRNVLSWIQDVGGLTQLEKWNREKGDLLYAAIDRHPEFYRAPVEKDSRSYMNVVFNLPTEALDEAFVAESKKAGMVGLKGHRSAGGIRVSLYNAVTVDNVRTLVSFMDQFVRTRG; from the coding sequence ATGCGCGTCATCAACTTCAACCCTGGACCCGCCGGTCTGCCCCTGCCTGCGTTGGAGCGAGCCCGCGACGAGCTGCTCGAGTTCCAGGGCTCGGGCATGAGCATCATGGAGCACAGCCACCGCGGCAAGGAGTACGACGCCGTCCACGAGGAGGCCATCTCCCTGCTCACGAAGTTGCTCCGCATTCCGGACACCCACCAGGTGCTCTTTCTTCAGGGAGGTGCGTCGCAGCAGTTCGCGCAGATTCCGATGAACTTCCTCACCCCGGAGACGAGCGCGGACTACCTGATGACGGGGGTGTGGAGCGAGAAGGCCTTCGATGAGGCGAAGTACTACGGCAAGCGGCGCATCGCGGCCACCACCCTCAATGCGGACAGGCGCTACACGCGGATCCCCCGGGAGGACGAAATACAGGTGGACCCCCGGGCGGTCTACGTCCACATGACGAGCAACAACACCATCTACGGGACGCAGTGGCACGCCTTCCCGGACGTGGGCGGCGTGCCGCTGGTGGCGGACATGAGCTCGGACCTGCTGTGGAAGCCGATCGACGTGAGCCAGTTCACGCTGCTCTACGCAGGGGCCCAGAAGAACGTGGGCCCCTCGGGCATCGTCATCGTGGTGGTGTCCAAGGCGTTCATGGCCCGGGGGCGCACGGACATCCCGAAGGTCTTCCGCTACACCACCTACGCGGAGAACAACTCGCTCTACAACACGCCGCCCACCTTCGCGATCTACCTGTGCCGCAACGTGTTGTCCTGGATCCAGGATGTGGGTGGGCTGACGCAGTTGGAGAAGTGGAACCGGGAGAAGGGCGACCTGCTCTACGCGGCCATCGATCGCCACCCGGAGTTCTACCGGGCGCCGGTGGAGAAGGACTCCCGCTCGTACATGAACGTGGTGTTCAACCTGCCCACGGAGGCGTTGGACGAGGCCTTCGTGGCGGAGTCGAAGAAGGCGGGAATGGTGGGGCTCAAGGGGCACCGCAGCGCGGGGGGCATCCGCGTCTCGCTCTACAATGCGGTGACAGTGGACAATGTCCGGACGTTGGTGTCCTTCATGGACCAATTCGTCCGGACACGGGGCTAG
- a CDS encoding DNA-binding domain-containing protein: MKPGLRHFFDSMADFLAAPAELERLRAAHPGWDESPSRVALYGEFVSHHVRTTVAKLFPFTQACVGPERWEALLDAFEAQRPARHYEMNRMGEGFPAFVADRAEAHGLKAFIPALARFEWTDWTVYASEEVLPATVARLTVNPTLAVLQHPFRLCAWVRGQCEAPAPLEGEEMALLWRHPQQLTTWFMPAHDRALLVVKMALEGLSTEGVAAATGVPEADIHRAVEECVREGFILRP; the protein is encoded by the coding sequence ATGAAACCGGGCTTGCGGCACTTCTTCGACTCGATGGCGGACTTCCTGGCGGCTCCTGCCGAGCTGGAGCGCTTGCGCGCGGCGCACCCAGGGTGGGACGAGTCCCCTTCTCGCGTGGCGCTCTATGGCGAATTCGTGAGCCACCATGTGCGCACGACGGTGGCGAAGCTGTTTCCGTTCACCCAGGCGTGTGTGGGCCCCGAGCGCTGGGAGGCGCTGCTGGATGCCTTTGAGGCCCAACGGCCGGCCCGGCACTACGAGATGAACCGGATGGGGGAGGGGTTCCCGGCGTTCGTGGCGGACAGGGCCGAGGCCCACGGGCTGAAGGCGTTCATCCCCGCGCTGGCGCGCTTCGAGTGGACGGATTGGACGGTGTACGCCTCGGAGGAAGTGCTCCCTGCCACGGTGGCGCGGCTCACGGTGAATCCGACGCTCGCGGTGCTCCAGCACCCGTTTCGCCTCTGTGCCTGGGTGCGAGGCCAGTGCGAGGCCCCCGCTCCGCTGGAGGGCGAGGAAATGGCGCTGCTGTGGCGCCATCCCCAGCAGCTGACCACATGGTTCATGCCCGCCCATGACCGGGCGCTGCTGGTGGTGAAGATGGCGCTGGAGGGGCTCTCCACCGAAGGGGTGGCGGCGGCGACCGGCGTACCGGAGGCGGACATCCACCGCGCGGTGGAGGAATGCGTCCGAGAGGGCTTCATCCTCCGCCCTTGA
- a CDS encoding DUF692 domain-containing protein, with product MSDSYAHRHGLTFLGAGIGLRREFYETLPRTERTLDWVEIVPENFLSLGGRSQRALEACAERWRVLPHGVGLNIGGPDPLDEDYVTRLAALTRRLDAPFFSDHLCYSRLGGVVLHDLLPLPFHEEAVEHVVPRVREVMDRVGRPFLLENPSYYARMPGGTLDEATFLRRVAEEADCGLLLDVNNVYVNAQNHGYEPRAFVDALPLERVVQIHLAGHERRPEVVIDTHGGPVCDEVWSLYRYVLARTGPVSTLIEWDQSIPSLEAVLDEADRAREDLREAAR from the coding sequence GTGTCCGACAGCTACGCCCACAGACATGGACTGACGTTTCTCGGGGCGGGGATCGGGCTGCGGCGCGAGTTCTACGAGACGCTGCCTCGCACCGAGCGCACGCTCGACTGGGTGGAGATCGTCCCCGAGAACTTCCTGTCCTTGGGCGGGCGCTCGCAGCGGGCGCTGGAGGCTTGTGCGGAGCGCTGGCGGGTGCTTCCCCATGGCGTGGGGTTGAACATCGGCGGACCGGATCCGCTGGATGAGGACTATGTCACCCGGCTGGCGGCGTTGACGCGGCGGCTGGATGCGCCGTTCTTCTCGGACCACCTTTGCTATTCGCGCCTGGGCGGGGTGGTCCTGCACGATCTGCTGCCGCTGCCCTTCCATGAGGAGGCCGTGGAGCATGTGGTCCCCCGAGTCCGCGAGGTGATGGACCGGGTGGGGCGCCCCTTCCTGCTGGAAAACCCGAGCTACTACGCGCGGATGCCAGGGGGGACGCTGGACGAGGCCACCTTCCTGCGGCGCGTGGCCGAGGAGGCGGACTGCGGCCTGCTGCTGGATGTGAACAACGTCTATGTGAACGCGCAGAACCACGGCTACGAGCCGCGGGCTTTCGTGGACGCGCTGCCGCTGGAGCGCGTGGTGCAGATCCACCTTGCCGGGCACGAGCGTCGGCCCGAGGTGGTCATCGACACGCATGGCGGCCCCGTGTGCGATGAGGTCTGGTCGCTCTACCGCTACGTGCTGGCCCGCACCGGGCCGGTGTCCACGCTCATCGAGTGGGATCAGAGCATCCCTTCGTTGGAGGCCGTGCTGGACGAGGCGGACCGGGCGCGCGAGGACTTGCGGGAGGCCGCGCGATGA
- a CDS encoding helix-turn-helix domain-containing protein, with amino-acid sequence MNENALNANVGLKLRGLRLARNIKQTDAAKDLGVSPAYLNLIEKGKRVMPFPLLWKALRYFDQDPEQFMSTLGEGRVDEALAKLLDEPLLKSLDIDSESLQSLSAEPKLAGTVAALFNLYKNTRTQLENVLTQLSAEERTRAQTGQSGGTGPGLRFDYSPFDEVSDFLESHRNYFPELEEQAEAMRRDFQLERLLTSAQLIRLLEERFGFRVRFEHAPSGSSVVRRLDLEEQTLTLSPDLTEQPLKFQVATSLGLLLMDREKLVERIVGHGRTRHAETLRLIKVNLSNYFAGALMLPYGDFFKEVERTRYDVELLSNIFGSTYETVAHRFCNLSDPKRTGIPFHFLRADIAGNISKRYSGTGLKFATGGGSCGKWAVHLAFLNPGQLTRQYSMMPDGATYFCFAKVQLQPIEGSIVKGTAYSIGLGTHAENAKYLAYGLPTNDLRKDAVASGITCRFCERTDCNQRSAASYRFAFAFDEYTKKDCFFSPLLVHEGGKGERGERHDAMDKALRRRNKDGEG; translated from the coding sequence ATGAATGAGAACGCACTCAACGCGAACGTGGGCCTGAAGCTGCGGGGCCTGCGGCTCGCGCGCAACATCAAGCAAACGGATGCGGCGAAGGATCTGGGGGTCTCCCCGGCGTACCTGAACCTCATCGAGAAGGGCAAACGGGTCATGCCCTTCCCACTGCTGTGGAAGGCGCTGCGCTACTTCGATCAAGATCCCGAGCAGTTCATGTCCACGCTGGGCGAAGGGCGCGTGGACGAGGCCCTGGCGAAGCTCCTGGACGAGCCGCTCCTCAAGAGCCTGGACATCGATTCCGAGTCCCTCCAGAGCCTGTCGGCGGAGCCGAAGCTCGCGGGCACCGTGGCCGCCCTCTTCAACCTCTACAAGAACACGCGCACGCAGTTGGAGAACGTGCTGACGCAGCTGTCCGCCGAGGAGCGCACCCGCGCCCAGACCGGCCAGAGCGGCGGCACCGGGCCCGGGCTGCGCTTCGACTACTCGCCGTTCGACGAGGTGAGCGACTTCCTGGAGTCCCACCGCAACTACTTCCCCGAGTTGGAGGAGCAGGCGGAGGCGATGCGCCGGGACTTCCAGCTGGAGCGGCTGCTTACCAGCGCCCAGCTCATCCGCCTGCTGGAAGAGCGCTTTGGCTTCCGGGTGCGGTTCGAGCATGCCCCCAGCGGCTCGTCCGTGGTGCGCCGGTTGGACCTGGAGGAGCAGACGCTCACGCTCTCGCCGGACCTCACCGAGCAGCCCTTGAAGTTCCAGGTGGCCACCTCCCTGGGCCTGCTGCTCATGGACCGGGAGAAGCTGGTGGAGCGCATCGTCGGCCATGGCCGCACCCGCCACGCGGAGACGCTGCGCCTCATCAAGGTGAACCTCTCCAACTACTTTGCCGGCGCGCTCATGCTCCCCTACGGGGACTTCTTCAAGGAAGTGGAGCGCACGCGCTACGACGTGGAGCTGCTGTCGAACATCTTCGGCAGCACCTACGAGACGGTGGCCCACCGCTTCTGCAACCTCTCGGACCCGAAGCGCACCGGCATTCCCTTCCACTTCCTGCGCGCGGACATCGCCGGCAACATCTCCAAGCGCTACAGCGGCACCGGGCTGAAGTTCGCCACGGGCGGCGGCTCGTGCGGCAAGTGGGCCGTGCACCTGGCCTTCCTCAACCCCGGCCAGCTCACCCGGCAGTACTCGATGATGCCGGATGGGGCCACCTACTTCTGCTTCGCCAAGGTGCAGCTCCAGCCCATCGAGGGCTCCATCGTGAAGGGCACCGCCTACTCCATCGGCCTGGGCACCCACGCGGAGAACGCCAAGTACCTGGCCTATGGCCTGCCCACCAATGATCTGCGCAAGGACGCGGTGGCCAGCGGCATCACCTGCCGCTTCTGCGAGCGGACCGATTGCAACCAGCGCTCGGCGGCCAGCTATCGCTTCGCCTTCGCTTTTGACGAATACACCAAGAAGGACTGCTTCTTTTCGCCCCTGCTCGTGCATGAGGGCGGCAAGGGCGAGCGCGGGGAACGCCACGACGCTATGGACAAGGCGCTCCGGCGCCGCAACAAAGACGGGGAGGGCTGA
- a CDS encoding tetratricopeptide repeat protein, producing MSLTDSEQAHIQKALQKQRDALAALRFTGSPAEVGQGLLQLAELHGMLEDHAGSRQSYEEALGLFKTAGNKAGQAQALYGLGVVRANLEDHRGAIERLAQSAALYNEVKDREGEALCRACIGESLRALGHTDGAEEKYQEALILFRQTRNPQRVSALLLDIGDIRMEAGDYKKARERFLEALTLLEKGDEPEPLALCHLLLGEAEGLLGGHEAARPHLLQAVSLYEQLHEHAFEARARWDLALACYHQQDWPAARAQFEAVLPLYEEQGRTEEAAKVRNVLAHFTARGV from the coding sequence ATGAGCCTGACGGACAGCGAACAAGCCCACATCCAGAAAGCCCTCCAGAAGCAGCGCGACGCGCTCGCCGCCCTGCGCTTCACCGGCAGCCCGGCGGAGGTCGGCCAGGGGCTGCTCCAACTCGCCGAACTCCACGGCATGCTCGAGGACCATGCTGGCAGCCGCCAGAGTTACGAAGAGGCGCTCGGCCTCTTCAAGACCGCGGGCAACAAGGCCGGCCAGGCCCAGGCGCTCTATGGCCTGGGCGTGGTGCGGGCGAACCTCGAAGACCACCGGGGCGCCATCGAGCGGCTGGCGCAGTCAGCGGCCCTTTATAATGAGGTGAAGGACCGCGAGGGCGAGGCGCTCTGCCGCGCCTGCATCGGTGAGTCCCTGCGCGCGCTCGGCCACACGGATGGCGCCGAGGAGAAGTACCAGGAGGCGCTGATCCTCTTCCGCCAGACGCGCAACCCCCAGCGCGTGTCCGCCCTGCTCCTGGACATTGGCGACATCCGCATGGAGGCGGGAGACTACAAGAAAGCCCGCGAGCGCTTCCTGGAGGCCCTCACGCTGCTGGAGAAGGGCGATGAGCCGGAGCCCCTGGCGCTCTGCCATCTGCTGCTCGGCGAAGCCGAAGGGCTGCTCGGCGGCCACGAGGCGGCGCGCCCCCACCTGCTCCAGGCCGTGTCGCTGTACGAGCAACTGCACGAGCATGCCTTCGAGGCCCGGGCGCGGTGGGATCTGGCCCTGGCCTGCTACCACCAGCAGGACTGGCCCGCGGCGCGAGCCCAGTTCGAGGCCGTGCTCCCGCTCTACGAAGAGCAGGGCCGCACGGAAGAGGCGGCCAAGGTGCGCAACGTGCTGGCGCACTTCACCGCCCGGGGTGTGTGA